From the Lolium rigidum isolate FL_2022 chromosome 2, APGP_CSIRO_Lrig_0.1, whole genome shotgun sequence genome, one window contains:
- the LOC124690388 gene encoding acetylajmalan esterase-like yields MAAKGLLRFLVAFLLLVGCLGRPDPPSPAPSSAPRTVDGITAIYNFGDSISDTGNFVREGAVGMMERTGGLPYGSAIGGATGRCSDGYLMIDFLAKDLGLPLLSPYLDKGADFTHGVNFAVTGATALDTASLAKMGVNMAHTNSSLSVQLQRFKDFMANTTKSSTEMREKLSKSLVMVGEIGGNDYNYAFATNRPQANNSGLYNIGHMLTGAVESLVLVPQVVNSITSAAKEVLDMGATRVVIPGNFPLGCVPSYLSTVNEQDKSSYDGNGCLIGLNLFAQMHNVLLQQGIRELRRMYPSATIAYADYFTAYVQMLRSASTMGFNATSAFKACCGAGGGAYNVDMDRMCGATGTTVCARPDEYLSWDGVHLTQHSYKVMAELLYHRGLASPAPVNFPRQ; encoded by the coding sequence ATGGCGGCGAAGGGCCTCCTCCGGTTCCTGGtcgccttcctcctcctcgtcggttgCCTCGGGAGGCCCGACCCACCCTCCCCAGCACCTTCGTCGGCGCCAAGAACGGTTGACGGCATCACCGCGATATACAACTTCGGGGACTCGATATCGGACACGGGGAACTTCGTCCGGGAAGGCGCCGTGGGGATGATGGAGCGCACGGGTGGGCTTCCCTACGGCTCAGCCATCGGCGGGGCGACTGGGCGTTGCTCGGATGGATACCTCATGATCGACTTCCTCGCCAAGGATCTCGGACTGCCGCTTCTTAGcccgtacctcgacaagggcgccGACTTCACCCATGGCGTCAACTTCGCGGTCACGGGCGCCACCGCCCTCGACACGGCGTCCCTCGCGAAGATGGGGGTGAACATGGCCCACACCAACAGCTCCCTGAGCGTGCAGCTCCAACGGTTCAAGGATTTCATGGCCAACACCACGAAATCCTCTACGGAGATGCGCGAGAAGCTGTCGAAATCGCTGGTCATGGTCGGCGAGATCGGCGGGAACGACTACAACTACGCATTCGCCACGAACCGCCCTCAGGCCAACAACAGCGGCCTCTACAACATCGGCCACATGCTGACCGGCGCGGTGGAGTCGCTGGTCCTCGTCCCGCAGGTCGTCAACTCCATCACGAGCGCCGCCAAGGAGGTGCTCGACATGGGCGCCACGCGGGTGGTGATCCCGGGCAACTTCCCGCTCGGGTGCGTGCCGAGCTACCTGAGCACGGTGAACGAACAGGACAAGTCCTCCTACGACGGCAATGGCTGCCTCATCGGCCTCAACCTGTTCGCGCAGATGCACAACGTGCTGCTGCAGCAGGGCATCCGCGAGCTGCGCCGCATGTACCCGTCCGCGACGATcgcctacgccgactacttcaccgCCTACGTGCAGATGCTCAGGAGCGCGTCAACGATGGGCTTCAACGCGACTTCTGCGTTCAAGGCATGCtgcggcgccggcggtggcgcgTACAACGTCGACATGGACAGGATGTGCGGCGCGACGGGGACGACGGTGTGCGCAAGGCCCGACGAGTACCTCAGCTGGGACGGCGTCCACCTGACGCAGCACTCGTACAAGGTGATGGCCGAGCTGCTCTACCACAGAGGCCTAGCGTCCCCAGCGCCAGTCAATTTCCCGCGTCAGTAG